Proteins co-encoded in one Christiangramia fulva genomic window:
- a CDS encoding dihydrolipoamide acetyltransferase family protein, protein MAKFELKLPKMGESVAEATITNWLKEVGDTIEMDEPVLEIATDKVDSEVPSEVDGKLVEKLFEADDVVKVGQIIAIIETEGEESEEEFAEEDTEETPAAVPEVEKTIETAKSTVSTESTGDYSGSSRFYSPLVRNIAKEEGISLEELDSIEGTGKDGRVTKNDILEYVENREAEPSAKKEPAATKGRSIDTKDLESTVAKSEEPVVSGEDEIVEMTRMGKMIAHHMQESVKTSAHVQSFIEVDVTNIWNWRNKHKEEFHKREGEKLTFTPIFMEAVAKAIRDFPMINISVNEDGTKVIKKKNINLGMAAALPDGNLIVPVIKNADRLNLVGMAKAVNDLAARARKNKLKPDEIQGGTYTVTNVGTFGSIMGTPIINQPQVGILALGAIRKMPSVIETPDGDFIGIRYKMILSHSYDHRVVNGALGGQFVQRVAQYLEGFDKDREI, encoded by the coding sequence ATGGCAAAATTTGAACTTAAATTACCCAAAATGGGTGAAAGCGTTGCAGAAGCAACCATAACCAATTGGCTTAAAGAAGTTGGAGATACTATTGAAATGGACGAGCCCGTCCTCGAAATAGCCACTGATAAAGTAGATAGTGAAGTTCCCAGTGAAGTGGATGGAAAACTGGTTGAAAAGCTTTTCGAAGCCGATGATGTAGTAAAAGTTGGTCAAATTATTGCGATTATAGAAACCGAAGGCGAGGAATCTGAGGAAGAATTTGCAGAAGAAGATACAGAGGAAACTCCTGCTGCGGTTCCGGAAGTTGAAAAAACAATTGAAACAGCCAAAAGTACAGTTTCTACCGAAAGTACAGGAGATTATTCAGGTTCATCGCGTTTTTATTCTCCCCTGGTTAGGAATATAGCCAAAGAAGAAGGTATTAGTCTTGAGGAACTGGATAGTATAGAAGGGACCGGCAAAGACGGTCGTGTCACCAAAAATGACATTCTGGAATATGTTGAAAATCGCGAGGCGGAGCCTTCAGCTAAAAAAGAACCTGCTGCAACGAAAGGAAGATCTATAGACACCAAAGACCTTGAATCTACAGTGGCTAAAAGTGAAGAGCCGGTTGTCTCGGGAGAAGATGAGATCGTTGAAATGACCAGGATGGGCAAAATGATCGCCCATCATATGCAGGAAAGTGTAAAAACTTCAGCCCATGTGCAGTCATTTATTGAGGTGGATGTAACGAACATCTGGAACTGGAGAAATAAACACAAGGAAGAATTCCATAAAAGAGAAGGTGAAAAGCTCACTTTTACACCAATATTTATGGAAGCCGTGGCCAAAGCGATACGCGATTTCCCAATGATCAACATTTCGGTGAATGAAGATGGAACAAAGGTCATCAAAAAGAAAAATATCAATCTTGGGATGGCGGCAGCACTGCCCGATGGAAACCTTATTGTCCCGGTGATCAAAAATGCCGACCGTTTGAATCTGGTGGGTATGGCAAAAGCTGTAAATGATCTTGCCGCTCGTGCCCGTAAAAATAAATTAAAACCCGATGAAATTCAGGGAGGAACTTATACGGTTACCAATGTGGGTACCTTCGGAAGTATCATGGGAACTCCAATTATCAACCAACCGCAGGTTGGAATTCTGGCTCTTGGAGCGATACGAAAAATGCCTTCGGTGATCGAAACTCCCGATGGAGATTTTATAGGAATTAGATATAAAATGATCCTTTCTCACAGTTATGATCATCGCGTGGTGAACGGGGCTCTTGGCGGACAGTTTGTTCAAAGAGTTGCTCAGTACCTGGAAGGTTTCGATAAAGATCGTGAAATTTAG